A genomic window from Prochlorococcus sp. RS04 includes:
- a CDS encoding phosphonate dehydrogenase — translation MKKVVISNKVHTEVIELLEKNFEVISNQNDKPLTYKKLKFLCKDAHGVMVFMPDRIDKNFLDNSKNLEIISGALRGFDNIDLEECIKRNIKFTMIPDLLASPTAELTLGLLIGLSRNLLIGDEYVRSEKFKGWEPKFFSNGIEGKNVCLLGMGKLGVEVARKIKGFNVKLFYHDLQKLDSIDEQQLNTKYLELNDLFEKADYLVILLPLKNDTYHFINFENILKIKKNCLIINTSRGSVVDESAIAQAINSGHIGGYASDVFEFEDLSIKDRPKKINQELLNLRDKTFFTPHLGSAVDEVRLFIELEAAQNIINFLYH, via the coding sequence AGGTTGTTATTTCCAATAAAGTTCATACTGAAGTTATTGAGTTATTAGAAAAAAATTTTGAAGTAATTAGTAACCAAAATGATAAACCTCTAACTTATAAAAAATTAAAGTTCTTATGTAAAGATGCACATGGTGTGATGGTATTCATGCCCGATAGGATTGATAAAAACTTTTTAGATAATTCAAAAAATTTAGAGATCATCTCTGGAGCACTAAGAGGATTTGACAATATTGATTTGGAAGAGTGCATAAAAAGAAATATTAAATTTACAATGATCCCAGATTTACTTGCTTCGCCAACAGCAGAGTTAACGTTGGGACTTCTTATTGGTTTATCAAGAAATCTACTAATAGGTGATGAATATGTTAGATCTGAAAAGTTTAAAGGTTGGGAACCAAAATTCTTCTCAAATGGGATTGAAGGGAAAAATGTTTGTCTTCTGGGTATGGGTAAATTAGGGGTTGAAGTAGCTAGGAAGATTAAAGGTTTTAATGTAAAACTTTTTTATCATGATTTACAAAAATTAGATTCAATAGATGAACAACAACTAAACACCAAATATCTGGAATTAAATGATCTTTTTGAGAAGGCTGATTATTTGGTTATTCTTTTACCTTTGAAAAACGATACTTACCATTTTATTAACTTTGAAAATATTTTAAAAATAAAAAAAAATTGTTTAATTATTAATACTTCAAGAGGTTCTGTAGTAGATGAGAGTGCAATTGCACAAGCAATTAATTCTGGGCACATAGGAGGATATGCTTCAGATGTCTTTGAATTTGAAGATTTATCGATAAAAGATCGACCAAAAAAAATTAATCAGGAATTATTAAATTTAAGAGATAAGACTTTTTTTACTCCTCATCTTGGCTCCGCAGTTGATGAAGTTAGACTTTTTATTGAATTAGAAGCTGCTCAAAATATTATCAACTTTTTATATCATTAA
- a CDS encoding GNAT family N-acetyltransferase, giving the protein MPISIRKIYSNQTIDIRHEAIWPDKKREFCLLEDDKNGTHFGLYKQEELISIISLFMRENKARIRKMATKPAYQKKGFGSKLICHSISFLELKNINYIYLFSRKKAQMFYEKFGFLSEGDYFKKENISYIKMYKTINDIKS; this is encoded by the coding sequence ATGCCAATTTCAATTAGAAAAATATATTCTAATCAAACTATTGATATAAGGCATGAAGCTATTTGGCCAGATAAAAAAAGAGAATTTTGTCTTCTTGAAGATGATAAAAATGGGACACATTTTGGTTTATATAAACAAGAGGAATTAATATCAATAATTTCACTTTTCATGAGAGAAAATAAAGCAAGAATAAGAAAAATGGCCACAAAACCTGCTTATCAAAAAAAAGGATTTGGGTCTAAATTAATTTGTCATTCAATTTCTTTCTTAGAATTAAAAAACATAAATTATATTTATTTATTTTCTAGAAAAAAAGCCCAAATGTTTTATGAAAAATTCGGTTTTTTATCTGAAGGTGATTATTTCAAAAAAGAAAATATCTCTTATATAAAAATGTATAAAACTATTAATGATATAAAAAGTTGA
- a CDS encoding phytanoyl-CoA dioxygenase family protein — protein MNNIKLKFDNDGFIVNENLINQSDLEAIEKWISELNDSKEVNHHYEKTVNGKVLSRTENFVSSHTSFREFLLSSSIKDYLTMLFDDEPILFKEKINYKYPGGAGYAPHQDAPAYPFGKKHITMLLAIDDSDINNGCLEFARGRNNEGIINIDEKGCIDSLTAEKFVWEKIPLKKGGAVFFDSFVPHRSSTNKSSRPRRALYVTYNAKTEGDLRKDYYDFKKNSLKDGYVSLIGHFEGEAIK, from the coding sequence TTGAACAATATAAAATTAAAATTCGATAATGACGGATTTATAGTTAATGAGAACCTAATAAATCAAAGTGATTTAGAGGCAATTGAAAAATGGATTAGTGAACTTAACGACTCTAAAGAGGTTAACCATCATTATGAAAAAACAGTTAATGGTAAAGTGCTTTCAAGAACAGAAAACTTTGTAAGCTCGCATACATCTTTTAGGGAATTTCTTTTAAGTTCATCAATAAAAGATTATTTAACTATGCTATTTGATGATGAACCAATATTATTCAAGGAAAAAATAAATTATAAATACCCAGGGGGAGCTGGATATGCACCTCATCAAGATGCTCCTGCTTATCCTTTTGGGAAAAAACACATAACAATGCTATTAGCTATAGATGACTCTGATATAAATAATGGATGTTTGGAATTTGCAAGAGGTAGAAATAATGAGGGCATAATAAATATTGATGAAAAGGGGTGTATAGATTCACTAACCGCAGAAAAATTTGTTTGGGAGAAGATACCTCTTAAAAAAGGAGGCGCAGTATTTTTTGATTCTTTTGTTCCTCACAGAAGTTCAACAAATAAATCTAGTCGTCCAAGAAGAGCGCTATATGTTACTTATAATGCTAAAACTGAAGGCGATTTAAGAAAAGATTATTATGACTTTAAAAAGAACTCTCTTAAAGATGGATATGTAAGTTTAATAGGTCACTTTGAAGGAGAAGCAATTAAATGA
- a CDS encoding HD domain-containing protein: MKYKTIKNFKNKLQNSDNNEFVDLLFDFIKEEGKTNYDESVTQLQHSLQTASLARIEDGRRHIVIASLLHDIGHLLIDENDSKNDFLKKDLNHENIASNFLKDFFSEEITESIRLHVVAKRYLCSIDNSYYESLSKASKNSFQVQGGALNKEEINELENNKYFKDAVRLRKWDDRGKVSLKEVEELDTYKEMIVAERLAIY, translated from the coding sequence ATGAAATACAAAACTATTAAAAACTTCAAAAACAAATTACAAAATTCTGATAACAATGAATTTGTAGATTTATTATTTGACTTTATTAAGGAGGAAGGAAAAACTAATTATGATGAATCAGTCACTCAATTACAACATAGTCTCCAAACAGCTTCACTCGCTCGCATTGAAGATGGCAGAAGGCATATAGTAATTGCTTCTTTGTTACACGATATAGGTCATCTTCTAATCGATGAAAATGACTCAAAAAATGATTTCTTAAAAAAAGATCTTAACCATGAAAATATTGCTTCAAATTTTTTAAAAGATTTTTTCTCTGAAGAAATTACAGAAAGTATTCGCTTACACGTTGTAGCAAAAAGATATTTATGCTCAATCGATAATTCTTATTATGAAAGTTTATCTAAAGCATCTAAAAATAGTTTTCAGGTGCAAGGTGGTGCTTTAAATAAAGAAGAGATTAATGAACTAGAAAATAATAAATACTTCAAAGATGCAGTTCGATTAAGAAAATGGGATGATAGAGGAAAAGTTTCTCTAAAAGAAGTTGAAGAATTAGATACTTATAAAGAAATGATTGTTGCCGAAAGATTAGCTATCTATTAA
- a CDS encoding OsmC family protein, translated as MSIKAKYVGEFESEIILENHLKIKTNSNRNLHDSCEQTKPSNLLSASLASCISTTLGIILEKNNIESKSFYVDIISKSDVQNNKISTLHCKICLPLIKKLKIKNFIKEKIESSFISNSLKESINISYEYIFNR; from the coding sequence ATGTCAATTAAGGCGAAATATGTAGGTGAATTTGAGAGTGAAATTATCCTTGAAAATCATTTAAAAATAAAAACAAATTCGAATAGAAATTTACATGATTCTTGCGAACAGACTAAACCCTCAAATCTATTGTCTGCATCTTTAGCTTCTTGTATTTCAACAACTCTTGGAATAATTCTAGAAAAGAATAATATTGAATCAAAAAGTTTTTATGTTGATATTATCTCTAAAAGTGATGTTCAAAATAATAAAATTTCAACCTTGCATTGTAAAATATGCCTTCCACTTATTAAGAAATTAAAAATAAAGAACTTTATAAAAGAAAAAATTGAATCATCATTCATAAGCAATTCTCTTAAAGAATCTATAAATATAAGCTATGAATATATTTTTAATAGATAG
- the arsB gene encoding ACR3 family arsenite efflux transporter has translation MQFSDRYLSIWVFIAMCIGSLSGYLFPNLSQFIGGLELSRINLPIAILIWGMIFPMMLSIDFKSIINLKYKIKGFSIILFINWLIKPVSMAIIAACFLYFLYGKLIDPVLAKEYISGMILLGIAPCTAMVFVWSNLAKGDPLFTLIQVAINDLILILAFPLLSKILLGFNSIDIPLDTVFGSVIIFILVPLFLAIFLKNRIHNEKRIKSILNKSKSYSLFFLILTVFLLFFVQSKSILQNPIHIILISIPLIIQTLFIFYLTAFSMKFFRQKYSISCPGSIIAASNFFELAVAVSITLFGINSGAALATIVGVLVEVPLMLYLVNISKSSKILFIK, from the coding sequence ATGCAATTTTCTGATAGATATCTAAGTATTTGGGTTTTCATAGCAATGTGTATTGGATCTTTATCCGGTTATTTATTTCCTAATTTATCTCAATTTATAGGGGGATTAGAACTCTCAAGAATAAATCTTCCAATAGCAATTCTTATCTGGGGAATGATTTTCCCAATGATGTTATCAATAGATTTCAAGTCAATAATAAATTTGAAATATAAGATTAAAGGATTTTCTATTATCCTTTTTATTAATTGGTTAATAAAACCAGTTTCAATGGCAATCATCGCAGCTTGTTTTTTATATTTTTTATATGGTAAGTTGATAGATCCTGTACTTGCTAAAGAATATATTTCTGGAATGATTCTATTAGGAATAGCACCATGTACAGCAATGGTTTTTGTCTGGAGTAATCTAGCTAAAGGCGATCCTTTATTTACTTTAATACAAGTAGCTATTAATGATCTAATATTAATTTTAGCCTTTCCATTATTGTCAAAAATTCTTTTAGGATTTAATAGTATAGATATCCCGTTAGATACTGTTTTCGGTTCTGTAATAATCTTTATTTTGGTACCACTTTTTCTAGCGATATTTTTAAAAAATAGAATCCATAACGAAAAAAGAATAAAAAGTATTTTGAATAAAAGTAAAAGTTATTCGTTGTTTTTTTTAATTCTTACAGTCTTTTTATTATTTTTTGTTCAATCAAAATCTATATTACAAAATCCTATTCATATAATCTTAATTTCAATTCCATTAATAATACAGACTCTTTTTATTTTTTATTTAACTGCTTTTTCAATGAAGTTTTTTAGGCAAAAGTATTCTATTTCCTGTCCAGGATCGATCATAGCAGCTTCAAACTTTTTTGAACTTGCAGTAGCTGTATCGATAACTCTTTTTGGGATTAATTCAGGAGCTGCTTTAGCCACTATAGTTGGGGTACTAGTAGAAGTTCCTTTGATGCTTTATTTAGTAAATATTTCTAAGTCTTCCAAAATATTATTTATAAAGTAA
- a CDS encoding S41 family peptidase, whose amino-acid sequence MKRLLLPLLAALALPTAVNAEISDELHKKCLEARDYAGCVKTNKKLSHKKDKEISGIGIRLFLNSDTAELTIQSVINDSPAASADIKPNDVIIKIDGKSTKGMGINEAVSLIKGPKDKPIKLVLSRINEAGKKEKINVRLVRDTFKVSTKDYLYEGDLRRQLEFFFPENIKQIFPENDSSSKLKKGTSI is encoded by the coding sequence ATGAAACGCTTACTACTCCCATTACTAGCTGCCCTCGCTTTACCAACTGCTGTTAATGCTGAAATATCTGATGAATTACATAAAAAATGTTTAGAAGCACGAGATTATGCAGGATGTGTGAAAACTAATAAAAAACTATCTCATAAAAAAGATAAGGAAATATCAGGGATTGGAATAAGGCTTTTTCTCAATAGTGACACTGCTGAATTAACTATTCAATCTGTAATAAATGATTCACCTGCTGCTTCAGCTGACATTAAACCAAATGATGTAATCATAAAAATAGATGGCAAATCAACTAAAGGAATGGGTATAAATGAAGCTGTTTCTCTCATAAAAGGACCAAAAGATAAGCCAATTAAATTAGTTTTATCAAGAATTAATGAGGCAGGTAAAAAGGAAAAAATAAATGTTCGATTAGTAAGAGATACTTTTAAAGTCTCAACAAAAGACTATTTATATGAAGGTGATTTAAGGAGGCAATTAGAGTTTTTCTTTCCAGAAAATATAAAACAGATTTTTCCAGAAAATGATTCCTCGTCAAAGCTCAAAAAAGGAACTTCAATTTAA